GGGTTTGATTATCGCAGTTACTTGCGCACCCTGCATATCCACTGGTTGTTCAAAGTGAAAGGAGCCAGTTCGGTAACAGCAGTTGCTCCTGAGGGACTTGGACAATATAACATACTAAGGTGGACGGATTGGACTAGGCATAAGTTGGGCTCGGCGGTTGAGCAATTATTTCCAGAGCCTCATGCAGGATATATGAAGGGGCTTATTATCGGGATGGCTACTGATATCGATCCAGGTACCTATGGTCAGTTTTCACAACTGGGTCTAACGCATATCCTGGCAATATCCGGGACCCATGTCGCTGTATATGTAGCTTCTCTGCTTCTTATTCTATCCTGGCTAAGGCTTACCAGAGAGACGGCACTTACGATTGTTCTGATCCTGGTGCCAGCTTATGTACTGTTATCCGGAGGTTCACCTTCAGTGATTCGGGCAGGAATGATGTCCATGATTGGATTGTATATGGCACGTCGTGGTCTCGCCAGAGACGGCCTTCAGATGATTAGTGCAGCAGCGTTGTTGATGATGTGGTGGGATCCTTACTTTTTGCTAAGCGTGAGCTTCCAGTTATCCTTTCTCGTGACCGCAGGTTTGATGATCTACATGCCATTAATTAACCGGCTGTTCAGCGGCTGGCCGAAATCTCTGGCTGCAACGGCATCCGTTACCGTGACCGCTCAGCTGATTTCGTTCCCAGTAACCATTTTGTATTTCAACCAGTTCTCACTACTCTCATTTGTAGCTAACTTTCTGCTGGTTTCTTTGATCAGTGCTATTGTATTACCTCTGGGGACGGTCGCCATGTTATTGTCATTCATATGGGTTCCCTTGGCGAAACCTCTCGCATGGATTGCGATGCAACTGAATCAACTGACATTTATAAGCGTGGAGTGGATGAACAGCCTGCCAGGTTTTGTGTTGATCTGGGCAACACCGCCCTTGTTATGGATTGCCGCATATTATGCTGTGTTGTATGCCTTACTCTACCTGTTGCATCGTGGCAATGGTGAGCAGCAAGAAACAGCGTTTGTTGAGGAAGAGACGGCTCCTCTTGTGAGGGGACAACCTTCAGTTTCAATGGCGAATATGGGCATTCGCTCTTCGGTGTCTACGGTGGCACAAGATCAAGGTAAGAACCGTGTAGATGGAAAAGAAACTTCATTAACGACATTAGGAGCCAGTATTGCCTGGCCGGAATATACAAGTGCATTTACCGCACGAGGTGCAGGTTATTATTCAAGTGAACGAATGAGTAAAGCTCAGCAATGGTTTTGCGGGTTGCTCGCTATCAGCTTTATTGCTGGATTGTGGTGGGCATATCAGACTCCCAAGCCTGCTGGAACCGGCATCGTGCAGTTTTTGGATATTGGTCAGGGAGACAGCACATTGATTACAACCCCGGAAGGCAAACACATTCTGGTGGATGGCGGGGGAACAGTTAGTTTTGGGAACACCGAACAATCTTGGAAAACAAGACGTGATCCGTATGAGGTAGGTGCCAAGGTGGTTGTTCCTTTATTGAAAAAGAGAGGTATCCATCAACTGGACGCTGTCATTGTAACGCATGCTGACCAGGATCATGCCGGAGGACTACAGGCTGTGCTGGAACAGATTCCGGTTAAACGTTTCATGTTTAATGGAACGACCAGCGGTAAGGATAACTTTGAAAAGTTACTGGACACAGCCATGGAACAGAAAATTCCTCTGTACGCCATTCAGCAGGGCATGTCCTATAAGGCTGATAAGCAGACAAGTTTACATTTTATAGCTCCGGATCTGGCACATATGGATGCGAATGTATCGGGCAGTTTGCCTGTATCTGAACATCAGAATCATGATTCCGTTGTCTTTTTGCTGGAAATGGCCGGGACTTCCATGTTGTTCACCGGGGATATGGATGCTGCGGCCGAGCAGGACCTGCTCTATATGATTCAGGATGGCTCGTTGGCTGCCCAGTTTGAACAGAAAGGTGCAGATATTGGAGTTACAGAGGGAGTTGTACAAAGGGTACTTACCCGCCCGCTGCAGGTTAATTTAAATGATGCTTCAGCATTTGTCTCCATTGACGTTCTAAAGGTCGCTCATCATGGTAGTAAAACGTCGTCCACTGAAGCCTGGCTCCAATACTGGAACGCCAAAACCGCTGTGATATCTGCAGGAGTTAACAATACATATGGGCATCCCAATCCGGGAGTGATGGAACGTCTGGAAGCTACCGGGTCAGAGATTTATCGGACAGATCAGATGGGCGAGGTTCAGATGAGAGTGAAAGATGGGAAGATTGATATCCGGTACAAGTTGGTTGGAATTGAGTGACGGCACGCGATCTATTTATCGGTGTGAAGATGAGTGAAGAAAACTCCGATTTAATACCAACTGGAAGGTTAAAAAGACAAGAGAACATACAACAATGTGGATAGTCTGAGCGGAAAAAGTAGTGAAGTTACGTGTAAATATCGAGTAGATAATCCCACCTATGAAGCCTAATAGACCATATGCAACGATTGCAACGAGCAATCTTTTATACGTATTATCTTTTTTTCTGTATAAAAGTAATCCATCCACCAATATAGAAAGTGGCGTAAGTAAGAAAAGTAAAATAGCGAGGTTAATCAATAATCCAACCGCAAATTTATACCCGAATGAATAATAGTAAGTATTCTCTAATCTTTCATCTATAGGGACATAGTGATATATCCCCATTGCAAGTGAAATGAGAACTGCAGTTAATACAGCTGCAACTATTTTTCCGCGCGGCCTATTGATTCTATGGGTGTTTGTCATTTAAATATTGACCTCCCTAAATAACTATATTCAACAAGAGATAGGCTAAAGGAGTTACTATATTTTAACATACACAGGCTTAGAAAGAATGAGTGAGGGACATTGAGAAAGTAGTACTTGGTTGACCAATAACAGAAAAAAGTCGTTCCGCTGCGAACGACTTCTTCTTGAATTGCATGATAATAACACATTTCAATCGTTATGCGTTATGAGGATAGTTTGGCTGTCAGTTAGTAAAGTTGACTAGGGAGGAACTACTCTCACTCTCTTGCTTTTGAGATACTAATCGGCAAGCTAATTATAGTTGCGCTGAATAAGTTTAGTATGTGATCAATTTGATCCCAACTTTTATGCCCTATTATCATATTAAATGCAATGAATAAAGTACTACTGAGTAGAAAGAATCCAAGGAAGTATTTGAAAAATATTTTTAGATTCATTTAGTCTCCCGCATATCCATTTAGAAGTTTGTTACGGTTGCACGCCCTATTTCGTTTGTAATATGTTTTCTATTTTAGATTATTAAATGCAATCATTTGTTTTTGGTTTGTTGGATATATGTAAAAAAATGTTTTCTGTTGCGGTTTTATTAGTGTTAAGTAATTTTCGTTGCAGGATTATGGTTATTTTTACCGAATAATAGTTAGGCCCACCTTAGAGGAGGGATAGAGATACTTAGGGATCGTAGCACTATACATAATAATGAGGGGATCAAGAAAATGGAACTTGTAGAATTGACACAAAGTAAAAAGAACAGAAATGCAACTCAGAAGTTTAGAGTGAAATGGATTAGAAAAGTGATAGCCCTATGCATTGGACTTTTAGTTATCGGTTTGATCGCAGTTCAGTCCTCCGCTTTTGCATCATCTGGATCGGGAAACTCCATCACTTCAGTTCTTGACCGAAATGATTATTTGCTGGACGATGGTACACTTTGGTCTAAAGGGATCACAAGTGGAGTATGGACACAAAATCGAAAACTGATTGGTATTTCAAAATCAGAAGACCATTCCATCTTTGGGTGGACTGCCGATGGCCAAGTGATTCGGTGGAATAAGGACAATGCGCATAAACCAGTAACGAAACAATTCAATGGCGTTGTGAAAGTTTATGGCCATGGATGGGTCCAGCTTCAGGATGGAAACCTTTATAATTTTGATGATCAGGCTAAGGTTTTGGAATCGATTATCGATGCGGATTCTTATTGGAGTAATACTGGAAGCGATTCTTCTTATAGCGCACTATCTTCATCAGGAGATATATATTATGACAAATACAACAAAATACGTAAAGCTGGAAATGTACCTGATGGTAAAGCAATTGCAACGAATGGTGTTTACGCAGCAGTGTTAAAAGATGATGGCTCGGTAGTGATCGTAAGTATGCTGTATGAGGATGACTACATCACGGTTGCGAATAATGTGCAATCTTTGATTTGGTGGGGGAGTACGCATAAGCTGCTCACGGTGAAACAGGATGGAAGCGTCTGGAGCTACGATCGAACTGCCAAATATAAGGGCGAGCAACTGCCTGGTTTAAGTAACGTATCGCGGATGGTGTATGCGCCTAATCTGGATGAGCTATATGCACAGTTACAAGATGGATCATGGGCTACATATGATAATGGAAAGTTAACTCCTCTATCAGCTCCTGCGTTAAATCAAGTGACACTTACGGCATCTTCCAAGGACGCTAATATTGGGGATACGATCACGCTTGCTGTTCAGGAGAATTATAGTAATGGTTTCAAAAACAAGCGTGCGCCATTGCCTGAAGAAATTATAGTGGAGCAGCCCCAAGTTGCACAGATTCAGGCAGGAGGCAAACTGAAGGTTACGGGCATGGGAACAACCAAAGTAACTTTGAAGATAGGTGATTTGGCCTCAAATCTTCAACTGAACGTTGATTCACAGCAAAAGTTAACAGGCGCCACATTGTTGGATGGAAATGTATACTTGCCAGTACAGTCGGTGTTCAAAACTTTGGGAGCCAAAATTGATGTGAAAGGCTCATCTTTTGAAATTCAATTTGGAGATGACAGTATTACTTTGCAAAAGGGAAGCGCTGTTGCGCGATTAAACAACAAAGAGCTGAAGTTAAAAGGGAAAGTACAAACCATTGGAGGACAGACGGTATTTCCTGCGGACTTGTTAAGACAGGCTGCGGGTATTCAAGTTAAATGGGATGCAGAATTGAAGCAGGCCAAAGTTCTGGTTGGAAATTCTTCTATTCTGGTGGAATCGAAGGATACACTTGCACTGATCAAGAAAAAAGAGTTGGGGAATCTTGCTCGCTTCATTGGCAAGTCCTACTGGATCAACAGTGATACGAGTTTAGGGCAACGTTTCAGTAAAGTGACCATATCAGATATCAAAATTGAGAAGATTAAATACGGTGATCGAAGTTACTCTATTATCTTCCGTAATGCAAAAGGAAAAACCGTTTCTGCCTACGCAGGAGGTGCACCTTCCAGTGTGACGGAGATGCTTGCCAATTCTTCTCTTCTGATCCGTATAAGAAATACAATTGGTCCAAGTCCACTTGGAATAAAATCATTGCTGGAGAAGTAGCTACGGGAATGAACATAACTCAGGTGCGCCTTGCATGGGGAGATCCATCGAGCATTACGTATGAAACGAGTTCAAAAGGCAAAATCGAGGTTTGGGTGTATGCCAGCTCCGCAGGCATAAGAGCTTTAGGGTTTCTCAATGGCAAACTGATGGCGATTTACTGATGAGTATACCAATTAATCACTTCATTTGATTGCAGGTTACAGCACAGCACAAAAAAGCCCGCTTTCCGTTACACTCCACGAGGGAGAATATCGGAAAACGGGCCATTTTTTCAAAATGTAGAAGAAATATAAGAACTATTCTACGCCATCCTTAAAGTGTTTGTTCCAGTGTTTATCTCCCTTGTGCAACAGATCTTCTACCGTTTTCTCAAGAGTCATCAACAGTTGTGCTCTCACATCAAGTACGGTTTCTCTGTACAAGCGTTCTTCCGTTCCAACGATTTTATCGCCGTATAATGCCTGTGCAGCTACGTACTTCCGATGTTCCTCAACCAGAGTATCAATGGACTCCAATGCATGTTCCACAAAGTGGGAAATACTTTGATATTCTTTGGGCATTTGTTCTTTTAAAGCTTGAATTTTCGCAAGAGCTGGCATGCTCATCACCTCGTGTTTATGAATGTAAATTTACAATACACTATTTTCATGAAAATTGCATTAAAAACAGCTTAAATTTGGACAAATTTCGACTTTTTTTATTTTAGGACCCAAAAAAGTGCTTATCTATAATGTATGCCATTGCATTTGAATTGAGTCGTGTAAGTAATGGAATCCCTTTTGGATACGTTTGGTGACTCGTTATGCAATTTCTGTTATTCTAAGAGAAGATTTCAGCGGCCCTAATACATACGCCGTTATTTTGTTATGGCAAATTAAAAAAATACTTAACTTTGCAACAATTTTATTGATGATCACGTCTGTAAGGTTGCAGGGAGAGGGGGATCCTTTGTGGTAGAGCCGGAACTCATCAGAGCCGCTCAATCGGGCGATCGCGACGCTCTAATTACCCTATTGCGGGAGATTGAACAACATGTCTATCGGACCGCATATTACATTCTAAATAATGAACAGGACGCTTTGGATGCTGCGCAGGAAGCGTTGATCCGAATTTACACCAAAATCAATTCATACGAAGAAAAGGCCCAATTCAAAACATGGGTACAACGCATCGTCACGAACATCTGTATTGATAAATTCAGAAGAACCAAGCCGTCTGTCTCCATTGACGAACATGACATGGTTTTTCAGGATAATCAGGATGTGGAGTACGAGGTCATGTCTACATATGTGGCCCAAGACATTCAGGATGCGATCAACAAGCTTCCCGAGCATCATCGTACCGTTATTGTTCTAAGATATTTGCAGGACTTATCCTACAATGAAATTGCGGATTGTCTCGATCTTCCGTTGAATACGGTGAAATCTTATTTATTTAGAGCCAGACAGCAATTACAGAATCTACTACAGGAATATCAGAAAGGTGGTGTGACAGGATGAAATGCGAAGAGGTGGTGGAATGGATGCACCGCTATCTGGATCATGATCTGGGCGAGGCGGAAACCGCGCAGATGCTACAGCATGTGGCGAAGTGTCCGGAGTGCGCCGAGAATTTTAGTTTACTCAGAGCTCTTTCCAGAGAACTGGAAGAATTACCGCAAGTAAGCCCGAAATTTAGTCTGGTTGATGCAATTATGCCACAGCTTGATGCCATTGACGAAGCGCGGAAGGAACAAAGTAGCACCATACAGGAAATGAATCCTGTCCCCGCTGCATTTGAGAATCTACAACGTTCAAGTGAGCGGAAAACGAAGCAAAAATGGCTTAACTCGATGGCAGGACGTATGTCCGTGGGTGCAGCGGCTGCGGCAGTTGTATTGGGATTCGCCATCTGGGGATATCAGCCTGAACAGATTGAGAATGCCGATTCCATGCTGATGAGCTCTGGAGCTTCTCAAGAGAGCGGCAATGTGGATGAAAATCCATTAAGCAAGAATATTGAAAATTATGATCCTGCCACTTCGTCCCAACCAAGCAGCAACGATGTGTTTGTGGATCAATCGAATGTTTCACCAACTAAACCAGATAACCAAGGCGTAGAAACAATTCCTGAAGAGAACGGTGGAGATGAGGTACAGGAGCCTGAAGTTCAGTCAGATCCGACACCTAAACGACCAGCTACCGAATCAACGCCTGCTCCGAATAAAGGAACTCAGGATAATTCGTCTAAAACTCCTCCGACCGATAATCAGAATAATCAGGTTCAGAACCAAGATTCTGAGCAGAGAATTCAGGGATCAGGAGATTCTCCTAAATCTTCTGCAGATGGGGAAGAGAATGGACTAACAGAAACGGAAAATGGAGATGCGAAATCCTTCACTTCTCAGGATACAACACCTAATATGACTGAAGATGCTCCGGTTGAAGGTAACACTGTACCTGATTCCAGTGCAGGTGCAGACGCTTCTGGAGGAAACAAAGGATTCGCAGCAGGACCGGATCAGGGAATGGCTACAACAGCAGCACCGAAAGAATGGAAATCACCTGACGGCTCTTATGTAGTTATGCTTATTGGTGATCAAATCAGCATATACTCCAAACCTGCCGACGAACCGGATGTACTAAATTTGGTTGAACAACGCAGCATAGAGGGGACACTGAAGTCAGCGAGTTGGTCGAAGGATGGTACCCTATTTAATTACGAAACGGACAAGGACGGAACAACAGCGAAGAACTCGTTTAATGTACCTGCTGTTTCAGGTGGAGCTCCTGCGAAATAATTAAAAATGGGGAGTGCGCTCCTCTAAACGAAAGAACATTTTCAGTATGACAAGCATATAGTGGAAGTAACAAAACGTCCTATCTCAGTTCAAACAACTGACGTCGTATGACCGCGCACCGGCTTTTTCTAGAACTGCTGGTGTCAGCGTTTATATAGATGTAGGACAGGGGACCTTCATCCATAACTGGATGTAAGGTCCCTTTGTTGTCTTGCGTTTTTTCTGGTAGGATAAGAGGGATAAGGAGGCGCCGTGAATGGATGTAAAAAGTGCAACAAAGGCAATACGTAATGGAGAAACGGCACCGATATATGTGCTGTACGGAACGGAGAAGTACCAGATACAGCAATTTACGGATATGTTAAAAGAACAGGTTATTGAAGAAGAACATCGTGATTTTGCGATTATTCCATATGATTTGTCTGAAACGGCTGTGGAGGTCGTTATTGAAGAAGCAGAGACTGTACCTTTTCTGGTTCCACGCAAATTAATAATTGTAAGAGACGCGAGCTTGTTCACCGCAGGTAAAGAATCCAAGATTGAACATCAGGTTGATCGTCTGCTTACATATATGGAAAATCCGGCAGATTACAGTACGATTGTTTTCCTGGCCCAAGGGGATAAGCTGGATGAGCGTAAGAAACTGGTGAAAGCTGTCAAGAAACAGGCAGTAGTTCTTGCTTTTGCTCCACTCAGTGGAGAAGAGTTATTGAATTGGATAGTGAAACTTGCGAAGCAGCGGGATGTTTCCTTGGAGACGGGAGCGGCGGAAACGTTGATCAGCTATGCAGGAACAGGTCTTCAGACCCTGTCCGCTGAAGTAGACAAGTTATGTTTGTTTGCGGGTAATGGGGGGACAATCAAACGTGCTGATATCGAGTCACTGGTTGCCCGTAGTACAGAGCAGAATGTATTTTCGCTGGTGGAAGAACTCGCTAATTTGCGACTGGAGAAAGCGTTGGCTCTTTTCTATGAGTTGCTGAAGCAGCGGGAAGAACCGATTAAAATTGCGGCTTTAATCGCACGTCAGTTTCGGATCATGATCCAGGTGAAAGAGTTGGGCCAACAAAGTTACTCCCAGCAGCAGATTGCCAGTCAGCTTGGTTTGCATCCGTATGCTGTTAAGATTGCGGGTGAGCAAGCTCGGAAATTTCAGCCGGAACGTCTGAGAATGATTCTGAGTCACCTCAGCGAACTGGATTACCAGATGAAAACAGGAGCGGTGGATAAAGTACTTGGTCTGGAGCTGTTCTTATTGAGACTTGGTGCATGAATGGACACGTAAACGTAATAGATTACTAGTGTGAGAAACAAACAAAGCGACCTTTGCTCCATGATAGTTAAATCATCAGAATAAAGGTCGCTTTTGTTTGTGTCTTATACTTATCGAATCAGATACTAAAAAATCCTGAAAGCCTATGCTGTTCAGGATTTTTCCATTGGATCGTATAAGTAACGCTTCTTACGCTTGTGCGGAAAGAGCGTTCAGTTTTTTCGCCAAGCGAGACTTTTTGCGTGCTGCAGCATTTTTATGAACCAGACCTTTAGTTACAGCCTTGTCCAGCTTTTTGGAAGCAGCTTGAATCGCAGCTTTTGCAGTATCAACTTCGTTACTTACCAGAGCAGCATCAGCAGCTTTAACAGCTGTACGGAGTGCAGACTTCTGGGAAGCGTTGAGTGCGCGGCGCTTGTCGCTCGTTTTTACGCGTTTAACAGCGGATTTGATGTTTGGCATTACATTCACCTCCTGTAAGGCATTTGCATGAATACAAACGTTTCACAACTTAAAATATTCTATCACGCTAGCATGTAAAATGCAACAGATATTCCTACGATGTTCGACATGCTGTATAAAGAAACTCTTTTTCCCACACAATATGCTCAAATGCGGTAAGGGAGGCAGGGACAGAATGACACTGGATTTGCAAAACTATACAGTTCGTACCGATTTGGCGATCGACTCCAAGGAAATGGCGCAAGGTGGACAGAAACAGACGATTCCCGGACTGCGGGAAGATG
The nucleotide sequence above comes from Paenibacillus sp. W2I17. Encoded proteins:
- a CDS encoding ComEC/Rec2 family competence protein, with translation MKGRPLLSFTICWLCGSGIACALTGWMLIWGLIGALACLPLLLRFMDVRGWSVLFLLAAFIGGAVHWEWNDARNHSSLPETMHIAAHELDGWPAEIQGELVSDIRIDGDRADFKIQMSSILATSDSSADADLTASSAFNIDEQLMVQVRLLEEEEQQVAAGWKRGDLITLNGSFVLPGEARNFGGFDYRSYLRTLHIHWLFKVKGASSVTAVAPEGLGQYNILRWTDWTRHKLGSAVEQLFPEPHAGYMKGLIIGMATDIDPGTYGQFSQLGLTHILAISGTHVAVYVASLLLILSWLRLTRETALTIVLILVPAYVLLSGGSPSVIRAGMMSMIGLYMARRGLARDGLQMISAAALLMMWWDPYFLLSVSFQLSFLVTAGLMIYMPLINRLFSGWPKSLAATASVTVTAQLISFPVTILYFNQFSLLSFVANFLLVSLISAIVLPLGTVAMLLSFIWVPLAKPLAWIAMQLNQLTFISVEWMNSLPGFVLIWATPPLLWIAAYYAVLYALLYLLHRGNGEQQETAFVEEETAPLVRGQPSVSMANMGIRSSVSTVAQDQGKNRVDGKETSLTTLGASIAWPEYTSAFTARGAGYYSSERMSKAQQWFCGLLAISFIAGLWWAYQTPKPAGTGIVQFLDIGQGDSTLITTPEGKHILVDGGGTVSFGNTEQSWKTRRDPYEVGAKVVVPLLKKRGIHQLDAVIVTHADQDHAGGLQAVLEQIPVKRFMFNGTTSGKDNFEKLLDTAMEQKIPLYAIQQGMSYKADKQTSLHFIAPDLAHMDANVSGSLPVSEHQNHDSVVFLLEMAGTSMLFTGDMDAAAEQDLLYMIQDGSLAAQFEQKGADIGVTEGVVQRVLTRPLQVNLNDASAFVSIDVLKVAHHGSKTSSTEAWLQYWNAKTAVISAGVNNTYGHPNPGVMERLEATGSEIYRTDQMGEVQMRVKDGKIDIRYKLVGIE
- a CDS encoding copper amine oxidase N-terminal domain-containing protein, which translates into the protein MELVELTQSKKNRNATQKFRVKWIRKVIALCIGLLVIGLIAVQSSAFASSGSGNSITSVLDRNDYLLDDGTLWSKGITSGVWTQNRKLIGISKSEDHSIFGWTADGQVIRWNKDNAHKPVTKQFNGVVKVYGHGWVQLQDGNLYNFDDQAKVLESIIDADSYWSNTGSDSSYSALSSSGDIYYDKYNKIRKAGNVPDGKAIATNGVYAAVLKDDGSVVIVSMLYEDDYITVANNVQSLIWWGSTHKLLTVKQDGSVWSYDRTAKYKGEQLPGLSNVSRMVYAPNLDELYAQLQDGSWATYDNGKLTPLSAPALNQVTLTASSKDANIGDTITLAVQENYSNGFKNKRAPLPEEIIVEQPQVAQIQAGGKLKVTGMGTTKVTLKIGDLASNLQLNVDSQQKLTGATLLDGNVYLPVQSVFKTLGAKIDVKGSSFEIQFGDDSITLQKGSAVARLNNKELKLKGKVQTIGGQTVFPADLLRQAAGIQVKWDAELKQAKVLVGNSSILVESKDTLALIKKKELGNLARFIGKSYWINSDTSLGQRFSKVTISDIKIEKIKYGDRSYSIIFRNAKGKTVSAYAGGAPSSVTEMLANSSLLIRIRNTIGPSPLGIKSLLEK
- a CDS encoding RNA polymerase sigma factor gives rise to the protein MVEPELIRAAQSGDRDALITLLREIEQHVYRTAYYILNNEQDALDAAQEALIRIYTKINSYEEKAQFKTWVQRIVTNICIDKFRRTKPSVSIDEHDMVFQDNQDVEYEVMSTYVAQDIQDAINKLPEHHRTVIVLRYLQDLSYNEIADCLDLPLNTVKSYLFRARQQLQNLLQEYQKGGVTG
- a CDS encoding zf-HC2 domain-containing protein, encoding MKCEEVVEWMHRYLDHDLGEAETAQMLQHVAKCPECAENFSLLRALSRELEELPQVSPKFSLVDAIMPQLDAIDEARKEQSSTIQEMNPVPAAFENLQRSSERKTKQKWLNSMAGRMSVGAAAAAVVLGFAIWGYQPEQIENADSMLMSSGASQESGNVDENPLSKNIENYDPATSSQPSSNDVFVDQSNVSPTKPDNQGVETIPEENGGDEVQEPEVQSDPTPKRPATESTPAPNKGTQDNSSKTPPTDNQNNQVQNQDSEQRIQGSGDSPKSSADGEENGLTETENGDAKSFTSQDTTPNMTEDAPVEGNTVPDSSAGADASGGNKGFAAGPDQGMATTAAPKEWKSPDGSYVVMLIGDQISIYSKPADEPDVLNLVEQRSIEGTLKSASWSKDGTLFNYETDKDGTTAKNSFNVPAVSGGAPAK
- the holA gene encoding DNA polymerase III subunit delta; translated protein: MDVKSATKAIRNGETAPIYVLYGTEKYQIQQFTDMLKEQVIEEEHRDFAIIPYDLSETAVEVVIEEAETVPFLVPRKLIIVRDASLFTAGKESKIEHQVDRLLTYMENPADYSTIVFLAQGDKLDERKKLVKAVKKQAVVLAFAPLSGEELLNWIVKLAKQRDVSLETGAAETLISYAGTGLQTLSAEVDKLCLFAGNGGTIKRADIESLVARSTEQNVFSLVEELANLRLEKALALFYELLKQREEPIKIAALIARQFRIMIQVKELGQQSYSQQQIASQLGLHPYAVKIAGEQARKFQPERLRMILSHLSELDYQMKTGAVDKVLGLELFLLRLGA
- the rpsT gene encoding 30S ribosomal protein S20, which translates into the protein MPNIKSAVKRVKTSDKRRALNASQKSALRTAVKAADAALVSNEVDTAKAAIQAASKKLDKAVTKGLVHKNAAARKKSRLAKKLNALSAQA